One region of Streptomyces subrutilus genomic DNA includes:
- a CDS encoding DEAD/DEAH box helicase, with protein MPENDSNEIVDAVETLVVDETIEALEADVTTDQSLDSVDAEGDDESDADAEPTITFTDLGLPEGIVRKLAQNGVTAPFPIQAATIPDALAGKDILGRGRTGSGKTLSFGLPTLASLAGGHTEKKKPRAIILTPTRELAMQVADALQPYGDVLGLKMKVVCGGTSMSNQIFALERGVDVLVATPGRLRDIINRGACSLANVQVAVLDEADQMADLGFLPEVTELLDQIPGGGQRMLFSATMENEIGTLVKRYLTNPVTHEVDSAQGNVTTMTHHVLVVKPKDKAPVTAAIAARKGRTIIFVRTQLGADRIAEQLVESGVKADALHGGMTQGARTRVLADFKDGYVNALVATDVAARGIHVDGIDLVLNVDPAGDHKDYLHRSGRTARAGKSGVVVSLALPHQRRQIFRLMEDAGVDATRHIVQGVGAFDPEVAEITGARSLTEVQADSANNAAKQAEREVAELTKQLERLSRRAVELREEADRLVARSARERGEDPEVAVAEVAEAAEAEVAAAAAAAAAELAAQERREEQRAQRDDRGNFERRDNRGGDRGGDRGGFRRDDRGDRGGRPSGGFNRDDRGGDRGGFRRDDRPSGGFRSGGDRPAGGGFRSGGDRPSGGFNRDDRGGDRGGFRRDDRPSGGFRSGGDRPAGGGFRSGGDRPAGGGFRRDDRPSGGFNRDDRGSDRGGFRRDDRPSGGFRSGGDRPATGNGTYNRDDRTSGGGFRSGGGDRPFNRDRRDDRPSGGFRSGGAGDRPYGRRDDHRPSGSGSTGSFGGRRDDKPRWKRNG; from the coding sequence ATGCCCGAGAACGACTCGAACGAGATCGTCGACGCAGTAGAGACCCTTGTGGTCGACGAGACCATCGAGGCCCTTGAGGCCGACGTGACGACCGACCAGTCCCTCGACTCCGTCGACGCCGAGGGCGACGACGAGTCCGACGCCGACGCCGAGCCCACGATCACCTTCACCGACCTCGGTCTGCCCGAAGGCATCGTGCGCAAGCTCGCGCAGAACGGCGTCACCGCCCCGTTCCCGATCCAGGCCGCGACCATCCCGGACGCCCTGGCCGGCAAGGACATCCTCGGCCGCGGCCGCACCGGCTCCGGCAAGACCCTCTCCTTCGGTCTCCCGACCCTGGCCTCCCTGGCCGGCGGGCACACCGAGAAGAAGAAGCCCCGCGCCATCATCCTCACGCCGACGCGTGAGCTCGCGATGCAGGTCGCGGACGCCCTGCAGCCCTACGGCGACGTGCTCGGCCTGAAGATGAAGGTCGTCTGCGGCGGTACCTCCATGAGCAACCAGATCTTCGCTCTGGAGCGCGGTGTCGACGTCCTCGTCGCCACCCCCGGCCGTCTGCGCGACATCATCAACCGGGGCGCCTGCTCCCTGGCGAACGTCCAGGTCGCGGTGCTCGACGAGGCCGACCAGATGGCGGACCTGGGCTTCCTGCCCGAGGTCACCGAGCTGCTCGACCAGATCCCCGGCGGCGGCCAGCGCATGCTCTTCTCCGCCACCATGGAGAACGAGATCGGCACCCTGGTCAAGCGCTACCTGACCAACCCCGTCACGCACGAGGTCGACAGCGCGCAGGGCAACGTCACGACCATGACGCACCACGTGCTCGTCGTGAAGCCGAAGGACAAGGCGCCGGTCACGGCCGCCATCGCCGCCCGCAAGGGCCGCACCATCATCTTCGTCCGCACCCAGCTGGGCGCCGACCGCATCGCCGAGCAGCTCGTCGAGTCCGGCGTGAAGGCCGACGCGCTGCACGGCGGCATGACGCAGGGCGCCCGTACCCGCGTCCTCGCCGACTTCAAGGACGGCTACGTCAACGCGCTCGTCGCCACCGACGTCGCCGCCCGCGGCATCCACGTCGACGGCATCGACCTGGTCCTGAACGTGGACCCGGCCGGTGACCACAAGGACTACCTGCACCGCTCGGGCCGTACCGCCCGCGCCGGCAAGTCCGGTGTCGTCGTGTCGCTGGCGCTCCCGCACCAGCGCCGCCAGATCTTCCGCCTGATGGAGGACGCGGGCGTCGACGCCACGCGCCACATCGTCCAGGGCGTCGGCGCCTTCGACCCGGAGGTCGCCGAGATCACCGGTGCCCGTTCGCTGACCGAGGTCCAGGCCGACTCCGCGAACAACGCCGCGAAGCAGGCCGAGCGCGAGGTCGCCGAGCTCACCAAGCAGCTCGAGCGCCTGTCGCGCCGCGCCGTGGAGCTGCGCGAGGAGGCCGACCGCCTGGTCGCCCGCTCCGCGCGTGAGCGCGGCGAGGACCCCGAGGTCGCTGTCGCCGAGGTGGCCGAGGCCGCCGAGGCCGAGGTCGCTGCCGCCGCCGCTGCCGCTGCCGCCGAACTGGCCGCGCAGGAGCGCCGCGAGGAGCAGCGCGCCCAGCGCGACGACCGCGGCAACTTCGAGCGTCGCGACAACCGTGGTGGCGACCGCGGCGGTGACCGCGGCGGCTTCCGCCGTGACGACCGCGGCGACCGCGGTGGCCGTCCCTCCGGTGGTTTCAACCGTGATGACCGTGGTGGCGACCGTGGCGGCTTCCGTCGTGACGACCGTCCGTCCGGTGGCTTCCGCTCCGGTGGCGACCGTCCCGCCGGTGGCGGCTTCCGCTCCGGTGGCGACCGTCCCTCGGGTGGTTTCAACCGTGATGACCGTGGTGGCGACCGTGGCGGCTTCCGCCGTGACGACCGTCCGTCCGGCGGCTTCCGCTCCGGTGGCGACCGTCCCGCCGGTGGCGGCTTCCGCTCCGGTGGCGACCGCCCCGCCGGTGGCGGCTTCCGTCGCGACGACCGCCCCTCGGGTGGTTTCAACCGTGATGACCGTGGTAGCGACCGTGGCGGCTTCCGCCGTGACGACCGTCCGTCCGGTGGCTTCCGCTCCGGTGGCGACCGTCCGGCCACGGGCAACGGCACGTACAACCGTGACGACCGCACCTCCGGCGGCGGCTTCCGCTCCGGTGGCGGCGACCGTCCGTTCAACCGCGACCGTCGCGACGACCGTCCGTCCGGTGGCTTCCGCTCCGGCGGCGCCGGCGACCGCCCGTACGGCCGCCGCGACGACCACCGCCCGTCGGGCTCCGGTTCGACCGGCTCCTTCGGCGGCCGCCGCGACGACAAGCCGCGCTGGAAGCGCAACGGCTGA
- a CDS encoding type I restriction endonuclease subunit R: MLRLLRGRKEFRDNDGVWHTLKLVDFETLTANTMVVSDEVTINVPGKTSRRFDLVYWINGLPLVVVEVKSPTSKSAWADAAREINNVYATEYPWFFTPNVFAVATDGLKLRFGAAGAPTNLWQPFRSTDDDENLSGLADVQRSVELLMNPATVLDMLANFVLFDTAGGGTDKKYLPRYPQMEAAHLIHERVLRGGSKGLVWHHQGSGKTLLMVFAAALLLADTRTESPTIILLSDRTHLVRQTSGVFTSAMGDAYFHKPPNSQKLRTLLADDVRGVISTTVHKFAEAGKNLSVRKNIIVLVDEAHRTQSSDKDSLAGQMRAALPNARFFGMTGTPIRNLATDTFDLFGEEGDPGRVLHRYSVSRSLLDEATVPVVLHPHPVSFDMDDQALQAEFDEFADDFDLDDPDREALSRKFGRLTSVFANPDRIHTVCQHIVDHYLAGAYRNGLKAQVVAYNRELAVAYTDKINELLAGFEASQVLGEVGKHQRITAEVNISVSDSKTEDVDMKPYQLSETEEEEQKRRFLSPDDPLCFLVVTAKLMTGFDAPNEGVLYLDKPLKAHNLFQTITRPNRTWVSPTGFVKTYGVVVDYIGLAEEVQRAVVDPTAAGPSKGGGFVTDLSELVAEFRLAFARIEDLLADVDGVDLTVHGYQSVRAINVFLDANPDPAKVFSKDYRLLARLYPFINTDKRVAKYSDGFGLFGSVYTTLFKKSSDEERKERLAELGPMVLEIINAHVHSFSVVASQEETLVLDAQGITVLKELLALVRPKTDKNGGEDATPPSAAEILDHIKAALDKGVEPESARYTALAERIKQLRDRFIQNAQDALDFLSEALRVARAIVNAEKHPAEAVVVLDDDHIGVLTRILHDHAPAGLTITERNLAEEIDQVVRHTLAKAWDNADARNRGARRATAAVFRRYALKPVGEPYDSTVAYIEAHYLVD; this comes from the coding sequence GTGCTGCGTCTGTTGCGAGGGCGGAAGGAGTTCCGGGATAACGACGGCGTGTGGCACACGCTGAAGTTGGTCGACTTCGAGACGCTGACCGCCAACACGATGGTCGTCTCGGACGAAGTGACCATCAACGTGCCCGGCAAGACCTCCCGACGGTTCGACCTCGTCTACTGGATCAACGGTCTACCCCTGGTCGTGGTCGAGGTGAAGTCCCCGACCTCGAAGTCCGCGTGGGCGGACGCCGCCCGCGAGATCAACAACGTGTACGCCACCGAGTACCCGTGGTTCTTCACACCCAACGTCTTCGCCGTCGCCACGGACGGGCTGAAGCTGCGGTTCGGTGCCGCCGGCGCGCCCACGAACCTGTGGCAGCCGTTCCGGTCCACCGACGACGATGAGAACCTGTCCGGGCTCGCCGACGTGCAGCGCTCCGTCGAGTTGCTGATGAACCCAGCCACGGTGCTGGACATGCTCGCCAACTTCGTCCTCTTCGACACCGCAGGGGGAGGGACAGACAAGAAGTACCTCCCCCGCTACCCGCAGATGGAAGCTGCGCACCTGATCCACGAGCGCGTCCTGCGGGGCGGCTCGAAGGGGCTGGTCTGGCATCACCAGGGGTCTGGAAAGACCTTGCTGATGGTGTTCGCCGCCGCGCTGCTACTCGCCGATACTCGCACCGAGTCACCAACGATCATCCTGCTCTCTGACCGGACTCACCTCGTCCGGCAGACCTCAGGGGTCTTCACCTCGGCGATGGGGGACGCGTACTTCCACAAGCCCCCGAACAGCCAGAAGCTGCGGACCCTGCTGGCCGACGACGTGCGTGGCGTCATCTCCACGACCGTCCACAAGTTCGCTGAGGCTGGCAAGAATCTGTCGGTCCGGAAAAACATCATCGTGCTCGTCGACGAGGCTCACCGCACGCAGTCCTCCGATAAGGACTCCCTGGCCGGGCAGATGCGTGCAGCGTTGCCCAACGCCAGGTTCTTCGGCATGACCGGGACCCCCATTAGGAACCTCGCCACCGACACCTTCGACCTCTTCGGGGAGGAGGGCGACCCTGGCAGAGTGCTACACCGGTACTCGGTATCGCGCTCCCTGCTGGACGAGGCGACCGTCCCGGTCGTCCTGCATCCGCACCCGGTCTCCTTCGACATGGATGACCAGGCCTTGCAGGCCGAGTTCGACGAGTTCGCTGACGACTTCGACCTTGACGACCCCGACCGTGAGGCCCTGTCCCGTAAGTTCGGACGCCTGACCTCGGTGTTCGCCAACCCTGACCGCATCCACACGGTCTGCCAGCACATCGTGGACCACTACCTGGCCGGCGCCTACCGCAACGGCCTCAAGGCACAGGTCGTCGCTTACAACCGTGAGCTGGCGGTGGCCTACACGGACAAGATCAACGAACTGCTTGCCGGCTTCGAGGCATCCCAGGTGCTCGGCGAGGTCGGGAAACATCAGCGGATCACGGCAGAGGTGAACATCTCCGTCTCGGACTCCAAGACCGAAGACGTTGACATGAAGCCGTACCAGCTCTCGGAGACCGAGGAAGAGGAGCAAAAGCGGCGGTTCCTCAGCCCGGACGACCCGCTGTGCTTCCTGGTGGTGACCGCGAAGCTTATGACTGGGTTCGACGCTCCCAACGAGGGTGTCCTCTACCTGGACAAGCCGCTGAAGGCCCACAACCTGTTCCAGACGATCACTCGCCCGAACCGCACCTGGGTGTCGCCGACCGGTTTCGTGAAGACCTATGGCGTGGTCGTGGACTACATCGGCCTGGCCGAAGAAGTCCAGCGGGCCGTCGTCGACCCCACCGCGGCTGGGCCCAGCAAGGGAGGCGGATTCGTCACCGACCTGTCCGAACTGGTCGCCGAATTCCGTCTCGCCTTCGCCCGCATCGAAGACCTCCTCGCGGACGTGGACGGCGTGGACCTGACGGTCCACGGATACCAGTCCGTCCGCGCCATCAACGTCTTCCTGGACGCCAACCCCGACCCCGCCAAGGTGTTCAGCAAGGACTACCGACTCCTGGCCCGCCTGTACCCGTTCATCAACACTGACAAGCGGGTCGCCAAGTACAGCGACGGCTTCGGACTGTTCGGGTCCGTGTACACGACCCTGTTCAAGAAGTCCTCTGACGAGGAGAGGAAGGAACGACTGGCTGAGCTGGGGCCGATGGTCCTGGAGATCATCAACGCCCACGTCCACTCCTTCTCCGTGGTCGCCTCTCAGGAGGAAACCCTCGTTCTGGACGCCCAAGGCATCACCGTCCTCAAGGAGCTGCTGGCGCTCGTCCGCCCCAAGACCGACAAGAATGGCGGCGAGGATGCGACTCCGCCATCAGCAGCAGAGATCCTTGACCACATCAAGGCTGCCCTCGACAAGGGTGTCGAACCGGAGTCCGCGAGGTACACCGCGCTCGCAGAGCGGATCAAGCAGCTGAGGGACCGGTTCATCCAGAATGCCCAGGACGCGCTGGATTTCCTGTCCGAAGCGCTTCGCGTGGCCCGGGCCATCGTCAACGCCGAGAAGCACCCCGCCGAAGCCGTCGTAGTACTGGACGACGACCACATCGGTGTCCTGACGCGGATACTCCACGACCACGCACCTGCCGGCCTCACCATCACGGAGAGGAACCTGGCCGAGGAAATCGACCAGGTAGTCAGGCACACCCTCGCGAAGGCTTGGGACAACGCCGATGCCCGAAACCGAGGCGCCCGCCGCGCCACCGCTGCGGTCTTCCGCCGCTACGCACTGAAGCCGGTAGGAGAGCCGTACGACTCCACCGTCGCCTACATCGAGGCGCACTACCTCGTTGACTGA
- a CDS encoding polymorphic toxin-type HINT domain-containing protein, giving the protein MKRALRGFCGVVLPAALIAGLLAASPAAAADDLDEGLRPATDRTYVLALWNEGGSGIKEAAEQALLGSDADIEKFLEGKDAIQYDDDYIDASRIFTTGGPAVRAATKTALKGTPEELRTFMRSGWQKPLAEDREVEASQVINFGGPGVKEAGKTALKAGPEAVAKFLETGQYEAREVDNEVEVSKLINSGGPNMKLAGKNALRGTADDIAEFLEVGQYVARNRDQEHATVAQLTEQAKQAGLQTEAAMKKAEAAAAKAVNAADNARIAAAKAAKETAEAGKDANRAAYKAKQAAQSAREAAAAAQQAVGAANAANRAARTAAFAAAQTANAASAAANAANNAYNAAIAAAGDASKAESANRAAKDARDAALLTRTSADAAQKAGEASLAAGIAADGARTAGDHADAAATSAEEANRHAEAAGVFSAEARNAAADARRHANAAKRAANNAGALARRAAQQAFDARDAARSAAQHAENAAAAAELAAKYAGEAAQAAADARTWAEAARVAAETATKAVNTAKQVHQVALDVEKEELASRSEAALERARSEKEQTQRLISASATVARDARALDTTAEMLAAEAAKPDVDVAATAAKGRKLALDAFNLRGPWNQESAARALGGTDAEVLEYLRNGWKKAGLEEIRDRVVQLSATSPHASIRAGAVEALKGSPQQIAHFYTTGQYTAGADDLAVAVSKVTNNGGDSVKKDAKAALADGSGKALATFLEVGQYSARLSDEEVIASALVNKKDAADGTESNAEVRNAAKAALAGTPQKLHEFIVSGQYMAARKDDLTDHHRAQIGRMLAEGEIIAANAQASRWRAAEAAARANKAEADATKWAAEADKSVALATAYALDAQKSANAATKSADQAKASAVTARNAANNANRDADAAEASAAQAAFSASYARQSAKQADESAARARASAVAAGKSRDEAEAAASQAWADVKVKREAELAEAQRMAEELRKQQAEAAKNKKKPCIIPYNRDHLPPCALNQDKYEIVIGKPDAELAKLLGKAAWELSGAADIEKCIKEPSLGGCVMAAAGVLPIGKLKVAGKIYDGIESVAKGSKYAKIPPCVKHSFVAGTRVLMGDRTTRPIEQLRIGDQVLATDPETGVTGPRRVDATIYTPDDREFTDITLNRNSGDGQLTTTDHHPFWSESDKTWKNAADLSPQDTLRTPDGGAAQIGKVRHWTGLQPAYNLTVNDLHTYYVMAGRTAVLVHNTPCDVIIEDGKWDYFFGRVNSNPHNAERSAQNAYQLEAIGIRDNDLGRQVLTEFFDEAKRGSVIETYVNPKTNLTNIRTESLLYGPRGALLVRANYEVTEAGIRLTTMIPVGGRGYGK; this is encoded by the coding sequence GTGAAAAGGGCGCTCCGCGGTTTCTGCGGGGTCGTCCTGCCCGCGGCACTGATCGCGGGCCTGCTGGCGGCGTCGCCGGCGGCTGCTGCGGATGACCTCGACGAGGGCCTTCGGCCTGCCACCGACCGGACGTATGTCCTGGCGCTCTGGAACGAGGGTGGCTCGGGCATCAAGGAAGCCGCCGAGCAAGCGCTGCTGGGGTCAGACGCGGACATCGAGAAGTTTCTCGAGGGCAAAGACGCCATCCAGTACGACGATGACTACATCGATGCCAGTCGGATCTTCACCACCGGTGGTCCGGCGGTACGGGCGGCCACGAAGACAGCCCTGAAGGGGACCCCGGAGGAACTGCGCACGTTCATGCGCAGCGGGTGGCAGAAGCCGTTGGCCGAGGACCGCGAGGTCGAGGCGTCGCAGGTCATCAATTTCGGCGGTCCGGGGGTCAAGGAGGCGGGCAAGACCGCGCTCAAGGCCGGTCCCGAGGCCGTTGCGAAGTTCCTGGAGACGGGCCAGTACGAGGCACGGGAGGTGGACAACGAGGTCGAGGTCTCGAAGCTGATCAACTCCGGCGGGCCGAACATGAAGCTCGCCGGCAAGAACGCCCTTCGGGGTACGGCTGACGACATCGCGGAGTTCCTGGAGGTCGGGCAGTACGTCGCCCGTAACCGCGACCAGGAGCACGCGACCGTCGCTCAGCTGACCGAGCAGGCCAAGCAGGCCGGTCTCCAGACCGAAGCGGCGATGAAGAAGGCCGAGGCCGCTGCCGCCAAGGCCGTCAACGCTGCCGATAACGCCAGGATCGCCGCCGCGAAGGCCGCCAAGGAGACCGCGGAGGCCGGCAAGGACGCCAACCGGGCCGCCTACAAGGCGAAGCAGGCCGCCCAATCGGCACGTGAGGCCGCCGCCGCAGCGCAGCAGGCAGTAGGTGCGGCGAACGCCGCGAACCGCGCGGCCCGCACGGCCGCGTTCGCCGCCGCGCAGACCGCGAACGCCGCCTCAGCGGCGGCGAACGCAGCGAACAACGCCTACAACGCCGCGATTGCCGCGGCCGGTGACGCGAGCAAGGCAGAGTCTGCCAATCGGGCCGCCAAGGACGCGCGCGACGCCGCGCTTCTGACCAGGACCTCGGCCGACGCCGCCCAGAAGGCGGGCGAGGCCTCGCTGGCTGCCGGTATCGCCGCCGACGGCGCTCGCACCGCAGGTGACCACGCGGACGCGGCCGCGACTTCCGCCGAGGAGGCCAACCGGCACGCCGAGGCCGCCGGTGTCTTCTCCGCCGAGGCCCGCAACGCGGCAGCCGACGCCCGTCGCCACGCGAACGCCGCGAAGCGCGCGGCGAACAACGCCGGGGCCCTCGCCCGCCGCGCGGCCCAGCAGGCGTTCGACGCCCGCGACGCCGCCCGCAGCGCCGCCCAGCACGCCGAGAACGCGGCCGCGGCCGCCGAACTCGCCGCAAAGTACGCGGGCGAGGCGGCTCAGGCCGCAGCGGACGCCCGTACGTGGGCCGAAGCGGCGCGAGTCGCGGCCGAGACCGCGACCAAGGCTGTGAACACGGCCAAGCAAGTGCACCAGGTCGCCCTCGACGTCGAGAAGGAGGAGCTGGCCTCGCGCAGCGAGGCGGCTCTGGAGCGCGCCCGCTCGGAGAAGGAGCAGACCCAGCGTCTGATCTCCGCCTCCGCCACCGTCGCCCGCGACGCCCGTGCCCTGGACACCACCGCCGAGATGCTGGCCGCCGAGGCGGCCAAGCCGGACGTGGACGTCGCCGCCACCGCGGCCAAGGGCCGCAAGCTCGCCCTGGACGCCTTCAACCTCCGCGGTCCCTGGAACCAGGAATCGGCGGCGCGTGCCCTCGGCGGTACGGACGCCGAGGTGCTGGAATACCTCCGCAACGGCTGGAAGAAGGCCGGCCTGGAGGAAATCCGGGACCGCGTCGTCCAGCTGAGCGCAACCAGCCCTCACGCCTCCATCCGGGCGGGTGCCGTCGAGGCACTGAAGGGCAGCCCGCAGCAGATCGCTCACTTCTACACCACCGGCCAGTACACCGCGGGCGCGGACGACCTCGCGGTCGCCGTCTCAAAGGTGACCAACAACGGCGGCGACAGCGTCAAGAAGGACGCCAAGGCCGCCCTGGCCGACGGCTCCGGCAAGGCGCTGGCGACCTTCCTGGAGGTGGGCCAGTACTCCGCCCGCCTCAGTGACGAGGAAGTCATCGCCTCAGCCCTCGTCAACAAGAAGGACGCGGCGGACGGCACTGAATCCAATGCCGAGGTGCGCAACGCCGCCAAGGCCGCTCTGGCCGGCACCCCGCAGAAGCTGCACGAGTTCATCGTCTCGGGCCAGTACATGGCCGCCCGCAAGGACGATCTGACTGATCACCACCGGGCGCAGATCGGCCGGATGCTCGCCGAGGGCGAGATCATCGCGGCCAATGCCCAGGCCAGCCGCTGGCGCGCTGCCGAGGCCGCCGCCCGCGCCAACAAGGCCGAGGCCGACGCCACGAAGTGGGCCGCCGAGGCCGACAAGTCAGTCGCCCTTGCCACTGCCTATGCCTTGGACGCTCAGAAGTCCGCCAACGCGGCCACGAAGAGCGCCGACCAGGCCAAGGCCTCGGCCGTCACCGCCCGCAACGCGGCGAACAACGCCAACCGCGACGCCGACGCCGCCGAGGCCTCCGCCGCCCAGGCCGCATTCTCTGCGAGCTACGCCCGTCAGTCGGCGAAGCAGGCCGATGAGTCCGCCGCACGGGCTCGCGCCTCCGCGGTCGCGGCCGGCAAGAGCAGGGACGAGGCCGAGGCCGCGGCCTCCCAGGCATGGGCTGACGTCAAGGTGAAGCGCGAGGCGGAGCTCGCCGAAGCGCAGCGCATGGCCGAGGAGCTGCGCAAGCAGCAGGCCGAGGCGGCGAAGAACAAGAAAAAGCCCTGCATCATCCCGTACAACCGGGACCACCTGCCTCCGTGCGCGCTGAACCAGGACAAGTACGAGATCGTGATCGGCAAGCCCGACGCGGAACTCGCCAAGCTCCTGGGCAAGGCCGCGTGGGAGCTGTCTGGCGCCGCCGACATCGAGAAGTGCATCAAGGAACCGTCCCTCGGCGGCTGCGTCATGGCCGCCGCCGGTGTCCTGCCGATCGGCAAGCTCAAGGTCGCCGGAAAGATCTACGACGGCATCGAGAGCGTCGCCAAGGGCTCGAAGTACGCCAAGATCCCGCCTTGCGTGAAGCACAGCTTCGTGGCTGGCACCCGCGTACTGATGGGCGACCGAACCACCCGTCCGATCGAACAGCTCAGAATCGGTGACCAGGTCCTCGCCACTGACCCCGAGACCGGGGTGACCGGCCCGCGCCGGGTCGACGCGACGATCTACACCCCCGACGACCGCGAATTCACCGACATCACACTCAACCGGAACAGCGGAGACGGTCAGCTCACCACGACCGATCACCACCCCTTCTGGTCCGAGAGCGACAAGACGTGGAAGAACGCGGCCGACCTCAGCCCGCAGGACACCCTGCGCACTCCGGACGGGGGTGCGGCGCAGATCGGCAAGGTGCGGCACTGGACAGGTCTCCAGCCCGCTTACAACCTCACCGTCAACGACCTCCACACGTACTATGTGATGGCGGGCAGGACCGCCGTCCTCGTTCACAACACCCCCTGTGACGTGATCATCGAGGACGGCAAGTGGGATTACTTCTTCGGGCGGGTCAACTCCAACCCGCACAATGCGGAACGGTCAGCTCAGAACGCCTACCAGTTGGAGGCGATCGGTATCCGCGACAACGATCTGGGGCGTCAGGTTCTGACCGAGTTCTTCGACGAAGCGAAGCGAGGCAGTGTCATCGAGACCTACGTGAACCCGAAGACCAATCTGACGAACATCCGAACGGAATCCCTCCTCTACGGGCCGCGAGGCGCTCTCCTGGTCCGCGCCAATTACGAAGTGACCGAGGCTGGCATCCGGCTCACCACGATGATCCCCGTCGGGGGCAGGGGCTATGGGAAGTAG
- a CDS encoding DUF6188 family protein, translating to MRRAHVRWHAPRHPRHGLELDVPPHGEYEAWELSFTDGRKVVCMPGGW from the coding sequence GTGCGCAGAGCGCACGTACGGTGGCACGCCCCTCGTCACCCTCGACACGGCCTGGAACTTGATGTTCCGCCGCACGGCGAGTATGAGGCGTGGGAGCTGTCCTTCACCGACGGCCGCAAGGTCGTGTGCATGCCGGGTGGGTGGTAA
- a CDS encoding RICIN domain-containing protein — MAISRARKAFPTGLVGASAALTVVTTFGVAYVGPQAAAATEMPVAVEDFAYPDAAKIQAEQKILLKRGDGHITLVDCAAGTPDILVKSRAGLKNYCFDVNAPKGFVTLEIPSAFGIWTEDFPVKATITTDGTDKTVVDAPANDYKPFGEAGDSGAPSILVELRVTGEDVNPPAPSGDMTLAFTGKLTIGDSKRSCTAALVDPYWVLTAKHCFADNPADTSTVTAGAPKDKTTATVGRTDLATSGGHTTEISQIVPHADRDLVMARLAKPATAVAPVPLSSAAPTAGEALTAVGFGRTRTEWVPSKLHSATFTVGTLTPTSFPMTAKAPADATICQGDAGGPAVRTENGKPALVGITGRSSQGGCLGSGTTTTGASDIRIDGAQNWVKQVRFTTASIKNVNSNRCLYVPWQTAGNDAVVKQYDCAPEYADQLWKVEPVAGGNYQIRNVNSNRCLWVPWQTAGNDAVVKQYDCAPGYADQHWKVEPVAGGNYQIRNVNSNRCLWVPWQTAGNDAVVKQYDCDSRYADQLWKL; from the coding sequence GTGGCGATATCCCGTGCCCGCAAGGCATTTCCCACCGGGCTCGTAGGCGCGAGTGCAGCCCTCACCGTGGTGACCACGTTCGGCGTCGCCTACGTCGGCCCGCAGGCGGCTGCCGCAACCGAGATGCCCGTGGCGGTCGAGGACTTCGCCTACCCCGACGCTGCGAAGATCCAGGCCGAGCAGAAGATCCTCCTCAAGCGGGGCGACGGCCACATCACTCTCGTCGACTGCGCTGCCGGAACCCCTGACATCCTCGTCAAGTCCCGCGCCGGCCTGAAAAACTACTGCTTCGACGTTAACGCCCCCAAGGGCTTCGTCACCCTCGAAATCCCCAGCGCCTTCGGCATCTGGACCGAGGATTTCCCCGTCAAGGCGACCATCACCACCGACGGCACCGACAAGACCGTCGTTGACGCCCCGGCCAACGACTACAAGCCCTTCGGTGAAGCGGGCGACTCCGGCGCACCTTCGATCCTCGTCGAGCTCCGGGTCACCGGCGAGGACGTCAACCCGCCAGCTCCCTCAGGGGACATGACGCTTGCCTTCACTGGCAAGCTCACCATCGGTGACAGTAAGCGGTCGTGTACAGCGGCGCTGGTCGACCCGTACTGGGTCCTCACGGCCAAGCACTGCTTCGCAGACAATCCCGCCGACACCAGCACCGTCACCGCCGGGGCACCCAAGGACAAGACCACCGCCACCGTGGGACGCACCGACCTGGCCACCTCCGGCGGGCACACCACAGAGATATCCCAGATCGTTCCGCACGCCGACCGTGACCTGGTGATGGCCCGCCTGGCCAAGCCGGCCACGGCCGTCGCTCCTGTCCCGCTGTCCTCCGCGGCGCCCACCGCCGGCGAGGCGCTCACTGCCGTCGGCTTCGGTCGCACGCGCACCGAGTGGGTCCCCTCCAAGCTCCACTCGGCCACCTTCACCGTCGGCACTCTCACCCCGACCAGCTTCCCGATGACGGCCAAGGCCCCCGCCGACGCCACGATCTGCCAGGGCGATGCCGGCGGCCCCGCCGTGCGCACCGAGAACGGCAAGCCTGCCCTGGTAGGCATCACCGGCCGCTCCTCGCAGGGCGGATGCCTCGGCAGTGGCACCACCACGACCGGCGCGTCCGACATCCGCATCGACGGCGCCCAGAACTGGGTCAAGCAGGTCCGGTTCACCACGGCCTCCATCAAGAACGTCAACAGCAACCGCTGCCTCTATGTCCCGTGGCAGACGGCCGGCAATGACGCCGTGGTCAAGCAGTACGACTGCGCCCCCGAGTACGCCGACCAGCTCTGGAAGGTCGAGCCGGTCGCTGGCGGCAACTACCAGATTCGCAACGTCAACAGCAACCGCTGCCTCTGGGTCCCGTGGCAGACGGCCGGCAACGACGCCGTGGTCAAGCAGTACGACTGCGCCCCCGGGTACGCCGACCAGCACTGGAAGGTCGAGCCGGTCGCTGGCGGCAACTACCAGATTCGCAACGTCAACAGCAACCGCTGCCTCTGGGTCCCGTGGCAGACGGCCGGCAACGACGCCGTAGTCAAGCAGTACGACTGCGACTCCAGGTACGCCGACCAGCTCTGGAAGCTCTGA